In Oncorhynchus tshawytscha isolate Ot180627B linkage group LG24, Otsh_v2.0, whole genome shotgun sequence, the genomic window GCATTGTACTTCTGGATAATTGGATGGCATAGTATTgattttctctacctctctctctttttctctctctctctttgactcttAGTCAATGGTGCTCGCCAGGGCAGTATGAGCTCGTCTTATGCAGAGTCCAAGGCCCGGGCCACAGTGTCAAACATCTCCCAGCTCACGCCTGGACGGCTTCACTGCACCCCCATGTCCTCCGACCCCAAGGCTCTCCAGAGCCTGTTTGTCATCTCCACCCCAGCCCTACTGATCCAGAGGCCCGAGTTCCCCCACCCCATCCGCAAACCCTTGCGCAAAGTCCCCCAGCACGGACAAGGGCGCTAGGGAGCAGGGACGTTTACCAGTTCAGCCATAGTGCCATAAACCACGAGCGGGGCAGAGTGAACAAGCTTTCCTGGCAAAACTGTACACAAGTTGTCCCCGAAATCCTCTCCCTATACTGTGTACATTTCTTCACTTTTACATCATCAAAATGAAATTCATTTCTACATTAGCACTGAGCTACTGAGAATTAATTGAAAAGAAATGGAGAATAGATAAATGGAATAGGTCTTATTGTGAAAATATTGAAGCAATGGTGCCTATCGTGATTTAGGTATTGTGTGGTACTTGGTAGGAAGACGTGTCATCTCATATGTCTACGCAAACACTGTGGCTTTTACAGAATTGAATGTAAGTGAATACTATCTGTGTCTTATCAAATATCTTGGGTTGTTAAATATCACTATAACCACTGAGCCAATGGTGAAAACACgttttattttaaataattcTGGAAATCTGGATGTTTTACTCAGTAATGTGAAGGGAAGATGTGACCATGTAGGCATATAGCAAATTTGTATGACTTTGATGTTGATGACTTTGCTATTACGCTTTGTTATCATATTGATTTTTGTTTAGCTAAGCAGGAAATTCTAATTTTGCAATGGGAACCATAATCAATCATGTGTGCCAAACCTTAGAAGAAAAGCTCAGGATACTGAAATGACCACTAAGCTGGACTAACAAATACTCCTCACATTTCACTGACTTTAATTGCAAATTTACCCACAGTATTTTCATATGGTTATTTTAGATTTGGGATGGGGTGTACATTTACTTATTGAGCATTATTTTATTTGAGTTGGTGAGAAATATAGACAAATGCCTTCAGAAATGATATGCGTTGATCATTGCTCATGTAGAAATGAGGATATTTGTTCAATTCAGGATTATATTGATAATACTACTAGGCATATTATCAATATATACTCCATATGAATAATCAAATAGTTTCCTAATTTATGTAAATTATTTGGAAATCTTAGATTTGCACATTTGGAGGCCTACAAATTATGAGTGAAATCTTTGGAAATGCAAACTAATATTTCAATGAAAATGTAAGTATATTTTCTTTAACAATGATcttgtttgattttttttttttcatcaagcTCATAAACATTGTCGGCCTACTACTGTATTTAAATGGTAATTCGATATGTCGATGTGTTTACATTTTACCCCAATAATTATTTGGAAAAGTAGGCTTTAATTACAATCGAAATCATTTAACGATATATTTTTCGATTGGAATATGTAGGCCTTTGTAGAGTTTCGATGCGCGTGATCTCAAGTctatgagctgttgctatcgttGTCATAACAATAGTTTCAGTTACATAGTTAAATTACACAGTTTAGTTATAGTTTTATATAACTTTCAACACACTTTATCACAATATTTAAATTTCAATAAAAGCACATTCGTTTTATTGTGATCTACAAACACAATAACTCAAGCCCCGTATATACGAATAATGATTGATTTGTAATTTCCAAAATAAAGTAGCCTTTACTTTTCACGCTGAAACAGGCTGCTGATGATGAACAACATCTTATTATTGACGTCTTTGAATGCCAATTAAAAATATAGGTTATCAGTtttgttgtttgaaattaatcCTAAAATGTAAGCTGTGTTCTTGTCTATTCGATCCAATGAACTAGCCTGTGCATCAATATTCTCTAGTATTTCAGCTAATAGCTAGCTCTTCACAGTTTAATATTTGTATCAGGTTGACgtaaattcaacgtctattccacactGGTTCAAAATGACGTGTAAAAAACGTTGATTCAATcaatgtgtgcccagtgggttcccTCGTCTCCCTATTgccccctccctctgttggtttctCACACTTTGCATTCAAGCGCGCAATGCTTTGTCTGTTGTCTGGAGATTTTCGTTTGGAGACATCATCGTATCCAAAACAAGGCAGGATATACCCTGTGAAGCTATAATCCATATAGTCTGCCCGATCATTCATGGACTTCAGAGAGGTAGGCGATTGAATTGACATGGAAACGTTGGTCTTCACCGAGGAAAGTCATGCCTAAAACTTAAAAAACATTGCGTTTATTCCATAAAGTGTCATATATGCTAGTAGCCTGACTTAAATAAGATTTTAAACATCAAAGTTGAAAATGAGCTCTTATTTCGTTAATGCTCTATTCTCAAAAAACAGCAACAACGAGTCCTGGAATTCCGATTATGGGCTGGCACATGATTTGGGAAGCTCATCCTCTGTATCATACGGTACCGGTGGCACCATCCAGCAGCCACATCCCACGCAGTTAACGGTATTATACAATGGCACATCGTTGTTCAAAACCGCTCACCAACACCAACTAAATCCGTGCGTATTATCGCTGCCAATGGGCAACTTGTATCATGCCCACGATGTGATACAGAGACCAACCTTTTACGCATCCCATAATACGGATTGTATCCAGTACAGTGATTATCATTTGAAATCCACCGGGGTTGCAAATTATTCCGTGTGCGCAGAACAG contains:
- the LOC112223292 gene encoding homeobox protein Hox-B8-like translates to MSSYFVNALFSKNSNNESWNSDYGLAHDLGSSSSVSYGTGGTIQQPHPTQLTVLYNGTSLFKTAHQHQLNPCVLSLPMGNLYHAHDVIQRPTFYASHNTDCIQYSDYHLKSTGVANYSVCAEQCSSLPDLFPWMKPQAVTGPRRGRQADSRFQTLELEKEFLFNSYLTRKRKVEVSHALALTELQIKIWFQNRRMKWKKENKKDTFPINRPDQNQIKKQSKETYKNIQTSDEEGKG